Part of the Haloarchaeobius litoreus genome is shown below.
TACTCCAGAACTTAACGACGTTCGTCGCCAAGGTCGTTATCGCTCGGATACTCGGACAGCGTGGCATCGGAGAGATTGCACTCGGCGTCACAATCCTTGCGTTCGCCACATCGTTCGTGCTACTCGGTATGAACACGGCTGTTGGTCGATACTTGCCTCGGCAGGACGATCAGTCGTTCAAGCGCGGAGTCGCAGTCTCGGCACTACAGATCGTCCTTCCAATCTCTCTCGTCGTCGGCATCGCCCTGTTTGTGCTCGCCGAACCCCTAGCGACTCGGGTGTTCGATTCACCTGAATCAGCAACTACTCTGGCTATATTCGGGGTAGTACTTCCGTTCGCAGCAATGATGAGGTACGCAATCGGTGCGATGCAGGGACTCAAGCGCTCAACGGCGAAGGTACTCATCCAGAACATCCTTTTCCCGGTTTCCAGGTTCGCGTTCGTCATCGTCGCACTCGTTCTCGGAGCCGAGGTCGTCGGAGTTGCTGGCGCGTACGGACTAGCTTACGTCCTCGGTGGAGCCGTCGGTATGGGTTATATTCTCCGTCAATCCTCACTGTTAACCGGCGAGGCTGAGCCAACGTCAATGCACCGCGAACTCGTCGCCTTCTCCCTCCCGGCAATGGTCACGGCCTCAATGCTCCTCATTCACCGGAATATCGACATACTTGTCGTCGGGTACTACGCATCCATAGATGTAGTCGGCGTCTACGATGTCGTCTACACCCTCGCCACACTGATGGGACTTGGGCTCTCTGCGTTCGGGTTCATCTTCCTCCCAGTGTTCTCAGAGGCAGAGTCCGACGGGCGACAGAACGACATGAGAGAGGTGTTTGCGGTCGCGCAGAAGTGGGTCCTCATCATCTCACTCCCCCCCTTCCTCGCGTTCTTGCTCGCTCCTGAGGTAGTCGTCTCGCTTACCTTCGGGCCCGAGTACGTCACTGGCAGCCTCACACTCTCCGTCCTTGGAATTGCTTACTTGACACAGGGGCTCGTCGGTCTCAACGGCCACGCACTCACAGCCGTCGGGGAGACACGGCTGTTGATGTACGACGCCCTCGCAACGGCCGTTGCAAACCTATACCTTAACGTTCTACTGGTGCCCCGATACGGGGCTCTCGGTGCAGCCATCGCCACTGTAGGCTCCTTTGTCGTACTGAACCTCCTGTGCAGCTACCAGCTACACAAACGTACGGACATTGTTCCGGTGACAAAACAAACACTTATGGTCGCCACGATGAGCAGTATCGTCACGGCTACAATCTATCTGACGCTTGGAGCGACTGCAGGCGCGTCCACCAGGAATATGGTTCTCACACTACCGGTGTTCGCCGTCTCCTATCTCGTCACCATCGTCAGATACGGTGGTATCACCGAAGTAGAACTGGCTTATCTCGATGACATTGAGGCGCGGCTGGGCCGAGACCTCTCCAATATTCGATATTGGGTACGATTGCTTCGCCGGTAACAATCATGGAACAACACGTTCGACGGTGCTCGAAAGCAAACCCGTAATGGCCCCGCCAGCAAGGAGCACGAATCCGTACGCAAAAACCAGCTCTTTGCCCAGGCTGGAGTAGGTGTCGGCGACACTCCCCTCAAACAGAACAAAGTTGAAAAACCCGATATTGAAGAATAAGATAGTCACAAACCCTACCTTTCGCTGCGCACGACGAGCAGCGAACCATTGGCGGATGAGGCACAACGATACGCCCAGTATTAGCATGCCAACTATGACACCTAGCGCGCCAAAATTCCAGTAAAATTCGGCCGGGAGTATCATCTGTGCCCCCCCATTCTCCCAGGTCCGTCCAGCGAAGTAATACGCGGTTCGAGGCGACATCGTAATGAGCGGTTTTCCTTCCCAGAGTACCCGCGGAATAAACGAGTAGAACGTCAACAGAATGGTCTCTCCATGCTGGTAAGGAACCTCCTCGGGAACTCGATGGATCACCATCGTCAGGCTCTCAGTTCCAATCATCCGTGTGACGAAGTGCTCCAAAATGCCTGTGTTTAACTTTCCGTCCTGAACGTATCCAAAGAGGAGTTCGAGGGGGAACAGCACAAATAAGCCCGCGCCGAGTGCCGGAATCGTCCGGAACGAGATGCCAGGGCCGGCGTAGTGATACACCAAGAGCAACGGGAAGAACTGCTGCAGAAGCGAGTACAGCGCAAAGTCGACGACGGTGAGCAGAACGAGGTTCCCGACGAGCGTCACCGCCAACAGGGGGCGCCACCACCCCGGTGACTGTCGCTGAAGACCCAAATAAAGGAGACACGGCGGCGCGTAGTAAATCCACGTCGTGAGCAAAAGGACGAACGCGTTTCTGGAGATATATCCGTACTCGATCGCCAGATAGGCAGCGGCACCGACTGCCCAGGCGAGGAGGATAGCCTTTGAGGACCAGCCATTCCACGTAGGAATGACTGGACCGGGAAAAGAGACATCGGGGAATCGGTAGTAGCCGAGATAGAAACAGAGGACGCCGAGATTCATCAGTCCGAGTGCGACCGTCATCGGTTCGAGAAGGATATCCACGTTTCGAACCACGGAAGGGTACGCTGGTTCCATTTTCAGGATTGTCAGTCCTGCAGCACTCACCGGCAGGTAGAGGAACATGACGCCACCGACGACGGCTGCCGGTTCGAGTGGGTCGCCGTCCTCGACGAAGCTACGGAGCAACGGGTAAAGACAGAGCAGCGCGAGCGAGAGGATGAAACTGATCGTGAGTGCGGAGGGAGAGTAGATCGAACCCTCCGGGAGTCCGTCGAGAGCGTAGAGGAGTGCATCGAGTGGGAGAAACAGGAGAACGACAGCCACGAGGAACTGCGTCGGGATATCGCGGTCCTCAAACGTACTGGCTATGGACTGCATCTGGACACCCCTTGGCGAACCTCCTGTTTCAACGTTTCGTGATACTCCGGCTACAGCTTAGAGGTAGCCGAAGTCCTCCAGTCGCTCCCGAACCTCGTCGTCGTACTCGATGCCGCCACCGCTCCCGAGTTCCGGATGCTCACTCAGCAGGGTCTCGACGTGCCGTTTCAGGTCGTCGGTCGTGTCCGACTTCCCGTCGACGGTGCTGAATCGTCCGCCCGTGTACTCCACCCGGGCATCGCCCCGGATGGCTGCGATGTCGTAGAGGGTGCGTCCGGCGTCGGTTCCCTCGGGATTGACCGGGGTGCCCTCGACGTCCTCGTCGTGGATGAACTCGGTGACCGAGGTCTGGTCGGACGAGACATCGAAGAGGTCGTAGCCGTCGAAACCACCGTCGTTGCCTGCCACGGCGCGCATCGTCGTCTGGGGAAGCGCGAGGAGGTTGACCGTGTGCCCCACTCGTCGGGGGTCCTCGCCGGGTGCGAAGACGACGAGCGGCACGTGGACTCGTTCGTCGTCGAACTCCCGCTGGCGGCGGAACCAGATACCGTGGTCGGCGGTGACGACGACGAACGTGCCGTCGTCGAGCAGCTCCTCGACGAGCGGCGTGAGCTTCCGGTCGACGTCGTATATCGTCGCTTTGTAAAGGTCGTACATGTCGCTCGCATCGTAGTCGTCCTCGGCGTGGAATCGCTCGTAGACGTCCTGTCCACGGACCCCAATCGGGAGTTCGGAGCGAGGTGTGTCGGGACAGAAGCGTTCCAGCGCCTCATCGCTCGCGTCGAGCGGCGGGTGGACGTCCATGTAGTTGGCGACGACGAAGCTGTCGCCGTCAGCCCGGTCGCGGAACGACCGTACGCCCTCGTTGATGGTGTTGGCGTACTGGTACGTGGTCGTGTCACCTGCCGCGTGTTTCGGGATTTCGGCCGTCTCGCGGCGCTGCCAACGCTTGAAGCTGATGCCGTTGGCGAGCGAGCGAACCGGCTTGCCGCTCGACCGGAGGAATGCGAGCATCTGTCGCAAACTGGAATCGAAGTCGTGCTGCTTGGCGAACATCTCGGGGTCGCCAGCGTCCTCGAATACCTTGTACTGGCCACGCCTGAGGTCGTCCGTCTCGTCGAAGTCGCGGTCGAGCCCGTTGAAGATGAACGGGTTCGAGGAGATCATGAACGAACGGTGGTCGGAGAGCGCCCCCGCGATAGTCCGGAGGTCGCTATCGAAGTAGGGGCGCGCCTCGTGCATCCCCGTCTCCGAGGGGAGCTTGCCCGTGAAGAATGCGGAATGAGAGGAGGGGCTCGACGGCCCGGGGACGTACGCTTCGTCGAACACGACGCCACGGGAGTCAGCGAGCTCGGCGAACCGCGGCATCGTGTCCGGGGCGTCCGACGCGAACGGCGTCGCCGAGTACGAGAGGGAGTCCACGATGAGCCATGCGACATCCATATCCCGCAGTTCTTCGGGCGGAATAAGAGGTTTGTCGTTCTCAGGTGATGAGTCCCCGAACCCGGTCACCGAGGTCGGTGAGCTCCCAGCGAACGTGGGAGACGGGATTGTGTGCAGTGATTCGTGGCACGAGGTACTCATTGACAGAGTCCTCACAGAGTCGAGGAACCGTCGTGACCGCGGTGTCGTGCGTCTCCGCGACCACACGAGGAGTGCGCTCGTCGTAGCTCCCGTAGGGGTAGCTGAACCGGTCGACAGATACTCCGAGGAGATTCTCAAGCGACTCCTGTGCGCCGCGAATCTCCTCTCGAAGCTCGGTCTCGTCGTCCACTTCCGCCAGATGCGGGTGCGTGTGTGTGTGATTTCCCACAGTAACGAGTGGCTCGCCAACCAGTTCGTGGAGCTGGTCGGCAGACATGATGGAACAGTCGTTGTACCCCTGATTCGTTCCGACGAAATCAGCGACCGCGTAGACGGTTGCCGGGACTGAGAACTCCCGAAGGACAGGGAGTGCATGCTCGTGAACGTTCTCGAACGCATCGTCGAACGTGATGGCGACGCGCTTCTCGTCAGCCGTCGTCTCGACGAGCGTGTCTAGGTCCACAACCTCGTACCGGTCGGTAAGATACCGAAGGTCTGCTCGGAACCGCTCGACAGAGACGTTCCCGTAGGCCTCCGGTTCGCCCACAGCGTGGTACATCAGTACTGCATCACGGGTGTCCGAGAACAGCGAGGAGACGTGAAGGGCCGCGTCGAGTTTCGCGAGGGTGCGCCAGGCCCGAATCTTCAGCGCAATCATAGATAACCAAGGTCGCGTAGTTGTTCGCCAGCGTCCTCGCTCAGTTCGACTTCGGTCCGGGTGACGCTCCGTTCGTTCGCCGCCGCCAACCAGTCCAGCGCCTGGTCCCGGTCGAACCCCGGTATTCCATACCTCGTGGTCCCACGGAGGTAGGCACGGAACGCCGGGAGGGCGTGTCGCTGGAGGTACCCGCGTTTTGCGCTCTTGAGCAGTTTACCAGCGAGTATCGCTGTCCGGTCTCGCCGCGGCGAACGGGGGATAACCCAGCCACCATCCCGGTCCCAGGCCCCTTCGTACCGCAATCGACCCGAGAGGCCCGGAACACGATCGGTGAAGAAGCTGCTATCGTAGAAGCTGAGGCCATGGTCGGCGGGCTCTTCGTGGACCAGCGACCGTCCGTCGAGTTCGACCGGCCACTCGTCGACGCCGAGAATATCCAGAAGGGTCGGGAGGAGGTCGACATGTCGAACGAGGTCCGGCGACGTGGCGTCGCCCGGCAAGTCCGGGTGCGAGAACACGACCGGGACGTGGACGAGTTCTGCCCGCATCGGCCCGTTGTGTCCGAGGCTACCACCCTCACCGAGCAGCTCACCGTGGTCCGACGTGTACACGACGAGGGTGTTCTCTAGCAACCCACGGGATTCGAGCGTCTCCATCCGGGCTGCGAAGCGTTCGGCGTCGCTGGCGACGCGCTGCTCGTACGCCTCTCTGAACTGAGCTGCACTCAGGTCCGGATTCGCCCGGAAGTACTCCCACGCGGTGAGGTCGCTGTCTCCGTACGGAGCATGGCCACCGTTTCCGCGTTCGAGGAGCACGAACGGTGCCTTTACCGTGTCCAGTTCGCCGTGGGACTCACCAGGGTTGAGGCCGAACACCGAGAACAATGAATCGTCCGCACCACCGGCGTCCAGCATCGAGCTGTCGTAACGAGTCTCGTGGTCCGGAACGTCGAACAGCGTCGGAACGTCGAGACGGTTCGTGAACGAGAACACGCCGTTCGTCGGCGGCGAGAGCCCCGAGACGAGAGCTGCGAACGAGGTCGGGCTGTGAATCGACGCGGCTACACCTTTGGCTGTCACGCCACGGTTGGCGACAGCTGAGGGGAGCGCGTCCCAGCGCACGGCATCGGCGACGTAGACGAAGACGTTGTCTACGTCGAGGGCTGAGAGGGACTCCGCCAAGTCAGTAGACATGCGTTGTCGACTGATTACCGGCAACGTGGATAATACTTGTCGAACCGATTTCGTGACAGTTCACTCCCCCATCAGAACGAACCGGGCGTCGTCACGGTCGACCAGTTGCTCTGTCGGCAGGTTCACGATACGACGACAGACCGACTCGGCGACCGGACAGGACCCCATCTCGTAGTCCCACCGCGCCAG
Proteins encoded:
- a CDS encoding flippase; this translates as MSDNETALETLLSGGSIVFLGLILQNLTTFVAKVVIARILGQRGIGEIALGVTILAFATSFVLLGMNTAVGRYLPRQDDQSFKRGVAVSALQIVLPISLVVGIALFVLAEPLATRVFDSPESATTLAIFGVVLPFAAMMRYAIGAMQGLKRSTAKVLIQNILFPVSRFAFVIVALVLGAEVVGVAGAYGLAYVLGGAVGMGYILRQSSLLTGEAEPTSMHRELVAFSLPAMVTASMLLIHRNIDILVVGYYASIDVVGVYDVVYTLATLMGLGLSAFGFIFLPVFSEAESDGRQNDMREVFAVAQKWVLIISLPPFLAFLLAPEVVVSLTFGPEYVTGSLTLSVLGIAYLTQGLVGLNGHALTAVGETRLLMYDALATAVANLYLNVLLVPRYGALGAAIATVGSFVVLNLLCSYQLHKRTDIVPVTKQTLMVATMSSIVTATIYLTLGATAGASTRNMVLTLPVFAVSYLVTIVRYGGITEVELAYLDDIEARLGRDLSNIRYWVRLLRR
- a CDS encoding sulfatase-like hydrolase/transferase, with the translated sequence MDVAWLIVDSLSYSATPFASDAPDTMPRFAELADSRGVVFDEAYVPGPSSPSSHSAFFTGKLPSETGMHEARPYFDSDLRTIAGALSDHRSFMISSNPFIFNGLDRDFDETDDLRRGQYKVFEDAGDPEMFAKQHDFDSSLRQMLAFLRSSGKPVRSLANGISFKRWQRRETAEIPKHAAGDTTTYQYANTINEGVRSFRDRADGDSFVVANYMDVHPPLDASDEALERFCPDTPRSELPIGVRGQDVYERFHAEDDYDASDMYDLYKATIYDVDRKLTPLVEELLDDGTFVVVTADHGIWFRRQREFDDERVHVPLVVFAPGEDPRRVGHTVNLLALPQTTMRAVAGNDGGFDGYDLFDVSSDQTSVTEFIHDEDVEGTPVNPEGTDAGRTLYDIAAIRGDARVEYTGGRFSTVDGKSDTTDDLKRHVETLLSEHPELGSGGGIEYDDEVRERLEDFGYL
- a CDS encoding polysaccharide deacetylase family protein produces the protein MIALKIRAWRTLAKLDAALHVSSLFSDTRDAVLMYHAVGEPEAYGNVSVERFRADLRYLTDRYEVVDLDTLVETTADEKRVAITFDDAFENVHEHALPVLREFSVPATVYAVADFVGTNQGYNDCSIMSADQLHELVGEPLVTVGNHTHTHPHLAEVDDETELREEIRGAQESLENLLGVSVDRFSYPYGSYDERTPRVVAETHDTAVTTVPRLCEDSVNEYLVPRITAHNPVSHVRWELTDLGDRVRGLIT
- a CDS encoding sulfatase-like hydrolase/transferase, whose product is MSTDLAESLSALDVDNVFVYVADAVRWDALPSAVANRGVTAKGVAASIHSPTSFAALVSGLSPPTNGVFSFTNRLDVPTLFDVPDHETRYDSSMLDAGGADDSLFSVFGLNPGESHGELDTVKAPFVLLERGNGGHAPYGDSDLTAWEYFRANPDLSAAQFREAYEQRVASDAERFAARMETLESRGLLENTLVVYTSDHGELLGEGGSLGHNGPMRAELVHVPVVFSHPDLPGDATSPDLVRHVDLLPTLLDILGVDEWPVELDGRSLVHEEPADHGLSFYDSSFFTDRVPGLSGRLRYEGAWDRDGGWVIPRSPRRDRTAILAGKLLKSAKRGYLQRHALPAFRAYLRGTTRYGIPGFDRDQALDWLAAANERSVTRTEVELSEDAGEQLRDLGYL